One Comamonas endophytica genomic region harbors:
- a CDS encoding replication initiation protein yields MTATAVLENTLRQRYEAPATALGRVLAEAAYYPRVSDNKSATLSRPVEYAIRWPYMQINRPNFVSWLVFDCDHGDIYRWERVGLPAPNLIVSSGKNGSVSSFHLLYAIDPVCTSAKARSHPIRYMKAIYGEMARLLDADPDYHGGPVCKTPGHAWWHTAELHPHEYSLGELHEYFDIPAEKPRFSKGPDLLPVMHSRAVTLFEQLRFFAYSVVNIERDRGSFESFSRRLEDYAHQINDFERRGFLDPKTGVSKGNLAVSALRYTVKSVARWTWDRYTGDGRCNRGVMQLDPSLSLVQRQRLAAERTHSERTRKTGDSVRTACAALHARGEKITQTAIARLTQLSRQAVATYQRVIDDFLRPSPPATAALAHDARPPEFVKFGVHQVTPPRLFSGEFGPDVGHVGDSLPLFKLVAVAPQGEDSS; encoded by the coding sequence ATGACAGCGACAGCCGTACTTGAAAACACGTTAAGACAACGCTACGAAGCACCGGCTACTGCATTGGGCCGCGTGCTGGCCGAAGCGGCTTATTACCCGCGCGTCAGCGACAACAAGAGCGCCACCTTGTCGCGGCCGGTCGAATACGCCATTCGCTGGCCGTATATGCAGATCAACCGCCCGAACTTCGTGAGCTGGCTGGTGTTCGACTGCGATCACGGAGATATCTATCGCTGGGAGAGGGTAGGACTGCCGGCGCCGAATTTGATCGTATCGAGCGGCAAGAACGGCAGCGTCAGCAGTTTTCACCTGCTGTACGCCATTGATCCCGTCTGTACCTCTGCCAAGGCCAGGTCGCATCCGATCCGCTACATGAAGGCCATCTATGGCGAGATGGCGCGCTTGCTGGATGCCGACCCGGACTATCACGGAGGGCCGGTGTGCAAAACTCCAGGCCATGCTTGGTGGCATACCGCAGAGCTGCATCCCCATGAATACAGCCTGGGTGAACTTCACGAGTACTTCGATATCCCCGCCGAGAAGCCGCGGTTCAGCAAAGGGCCGGATCTGCTGCCGGTGATGCATTCCCGTGCAGTGACGCTGTTTGAGCAGCTGCGCTTCTTTGCGTATAGCGTGGTCAACATCGAGCGAGACAGGGGCAGTTTCGAGTCCTTCTCGCGGCGTCTCGAAGATTACGCCCACCAGATCAACGATTTCGAGCGTCGCGGCTTCCTGGACCCCAAAACCGGCGTTTCCAAGGGCAACCTGGCCGTCTCCGCGCTGCGCTACACGGTCAAAAGTGTGGCCCGCTGGACGTGGGACCGCTACACGGGCGATGGGCGCTGCAATCGCGGTGTGATGCAGCTCGATCCCTCGCTTTCTTTGGTACAGCGGCAGCGCCTGGCTGCCGAACGCACCCACAGCGAACGCACCAGGAAGACGGGCGACAGTGTGCGCACCGCCTGCGCCGCCCTGCACGCCAGAGGCGAAAAGATCACCCAGACCGCCATTGCCCGATTGACCCAGCTTTCCCGCCAGGCCGTGGCCACTTACCAGCGCGTGATTGATGACTTCCTACGACCTTCGCCACCGGCTACCGCTGCGCTGGCGCACGATGCACGCCCTCCTGAGTTTGTTAAGTTTGGTGTACATCAGGTAACCCCTCCCCGGTTGTTTTCTGGGGAGTTTGGACCCGATGTTGGGCATGTTGGTGATTCGTTGCCATTGTTCAAGCTTGTGGCTGTTGCGCCTCAAGGTGAAGATTCAAGTTGA
- a CDS encoding ParA family protein, which translates to MIFACVNTKGGVGKTTTAVHLAVMLARQGSTLLIDGDPQASAASWAAWRRDSEYSSGPTPTTTCLAGKAILSEGKQLATGFDHVVVDAGGRDSVGLRSALLLAQRAVIPVGASNLDAAAMTDLLEVVELARDYNPDLDVRVLLTRVDPRTKDAAEMLEFLTEQKLRVLTTKVCERVAFRRAIGEGASVKELGRDQAAIAEMEAFFREVTA; encoded by the coding sequence ATGATCTTCGCGTGTGTGAACACCAAGGGCGGCGTGGGCAAGACAACTACTGCTGTGCATTTGGCCGTGATGTTGGCTCGTCAAGGCAGCACGCTTTTGATTGACGGTGACCCGCAGGCATCGGCAGCGAGCTGGGCCGCATGGCGCCGGGATTCGGAGTACAGCAGCGGCCCTACTCCCACGACGACCTGCTTGGCAGGCAAGGCAATCCTCTCCGAGGGCAAGCAGCTGGCCACGGGTTTTGACCATGTGGTGGTCGATGCCGGCGGCCGTGATTCCGTGGGCTTGCGCTCTGCCCTGCTGCTGGCCCAGCGCGCCGTGATCCCCGTTGGGGCGAGCAATCTGGATGCCGCCGCCATGACCGACTTGCTCGAAGTTGTCGAACTGGCGCGTGATTACAACCCAGACCTGGACGTGCGCGTGCTGCTTACCCGGGTTGATCCAAGAACCAAGGACGCAGCGGAAATGCTGGAATTTTTGACGGAACAGAAACTGAGGGTTCTGACCACGAAGGTGTGCGAGCGCGTGGCGTTTCGTCGTGCCATCGGTGAGGGAGCGAGCGTGAAAGAGTTGGGACGTGATCAGGCGGCGATCGCCGAGATGGAAGCATTTTTCCGCGAGGTGACGGCATGA
- a CDS encoding DUF6088 family protein: MSDLKSQVTAIVRSGGPNTVWVPSDFACLGNRAAVDKTLQRLVQSGALRRIERGLYDRPGMNSLTKRPTRPDYRAVVDAIARRDQLRLLVDGMTAANDLGLTDAVPARVTIHTDARRRSIKLDQLAIDFKHTAPSRLYWAGRPAMRVVQALHWLKDTLATDRQRVLDKLTKVLVDPQYGDAIRNDLLEGFALLPAWMQSVVRELPGCDPATAIVQPLTQSKKMKTALPVRKAALKESSIES; encoded by the coding sequence ATGTCTGATCTCAAATCGCAAGTCACTGCCATCGTTCGATCGGGTGGCCCCAACACCGTTTGGGTCCCCAGCGATTTTGCTTGCCTGGGAAACCGTGCCGCGGTCGACAAGACGCTGCAGCGCTTGGTGCAAAGCGGTGCGTTGCGGCGCATCGAGCGCGGCCTCTATGACCGACCGGGCATGAACAGTCTCACCAAGCGACCGACCCGACCGGACTACCGTGCCGTGGTCGATGCCATTGCGCGCCGCGATCAACTGCGTCTGCTGGTTGACGGTATGACGGCCGCCAATGATCTTGGCCTGACCGATGCCGTGCCCGCGCGCGTCACGATCCATACGGATGCGCGACGGCGCAGCATCAAGCTGGACCAGCTCGCCATTGATTTCAAGCACACCGCGCCAAGTCGACTGTATTGGGCTGGCAGGCCTGCAATGCGCGTGGTGCAGGCGCTGCATTGGCTCAAGGACACATTGGCTACAGACCGGCAACGCGTCCTGGACAAGCTGACCAAGGTGCTGGTAGACCCTCAGTATGGCGACGCTATACGCAACGACCTCTTGGAGGGCTTCGCCCTGCTTCCAGCCTGGATGCAAAGCGTGGTGCGCGAATTGCCAGGATGTGACCCTGCTACGGCCATCGTTCAGCCGTTGACCCAGTCGAAGAAGATGAAGACCGCTCTCCCCGTCCGCAAAGCAGCATTGAAGGAGAGCTCAATTGAAAGCTGA
- the parC gene encoding ParC family partition-associated protein has protein sequence MLTTTASVVLPRILKELVVAGVVSDARVEPDDKGLVIVLRAGVNERVLGAARGGLRYFQSLDGVASVLQSYGITRFTVETGDWVPRTMRPQQGGGAEADE, from the coding sequence ATGTTGACAACAACTGCAAGCGTGGTTTTGCCGCGGATCCTGAAGGAACTCGTCGTCGCCGGCGTGGTTTCGGATGCCCGCGTGGAACCCGACGACAAAGGGCTAGTGATTGTTCTGCGCGCCGGAGTGAACGAGCGCGTGCTCGGGGCTGCGCGTGGCGGTTTGCGCTATTTTCAAAGCCTGGATGGCGTAGCAAGTGTTTTGCAGAGCTACGGCATTACACGCTTTACCGTAGAAACCGGTGATTGGGTGCCTAGGACAATGCGGCCGCAACAAGGCGGTGGCGCCGAGGCAGATGAGTAA
- a CDS encoding nucleotidyl transferase AbiEii/AbiGii toxin family protein codes for MKADFQTVIAASDADRLGLFLATAARLGTPVQNVEKDFWVCWTLDALFNGLPAGGPRLLFKGGTSLSKAFGLISRFSEDIDITVFREDLGQPVEAADLDVLTGKKRRAKLDDIRDACQAYITAPFTPQLYELAAQSMSKGFKIEADEDDKDGQTVLFWYPTVTGAESDYIRAAVKIEAGAKSALDPHIPATVTPYVAQDLPDLDLHIGNVTTVKPERTFWDKIMILHGLRQWHENRGVLRHGGQRVSRHYYDIYRLAQAKDIADWQADKALAEDCATHARLFFGSPDLGLDTATAGSFTLSPSEEMRDALIKDYAAMSGMIFGEVPTLDDVLAKVADVEQVLNSTT; via the coding sequence TTGAAAGCTGATTTCCAAACGGTCATCGCCGCGTCGGATGCCGACCGGCTCGGCCTATTCCTGGCTACCGCCGCGCGCCTTGGCACCCCGGTGCAGAACGTCGAAAAAGATTTCTGGGTCTGCTGGACACTGGATGCCTTGTTCAATGGACTGCCCGCCGGCGGTCCACGGCTGCTGTTCAAAGGCGGCACATCGCTCTCTAAAGCCTTTGGACTCATCTCCCGATTTTCGGAAGACATCGACATCACGGTCTTCCGCGAAGACCTTGGCCAGCCTGTCGAGGCCGCCGACCTCGATGTCCTCACTGGCAAGAAGCGCCGTGCCAAACTGGATGACATCCGCGATGCCTGCCAGGCCTATATAACGGCACCGTTCACCCCCCAGCTGTATGAACTGGCCGCGCAATCCATGTCTAAGGGCTTCAAGATAGAGGCCGATGAGGACGACAAGGATGGGCAGACCGTACTGTTTTGGTACCCTACAGTCACTGGGGCAGAAAGCGACTACATCCGAGCGGCGGTCAAGATCGAGGCAGGCGCCAAATCCGCACTCGACCCCCACATACCGGCCACAGTGACGCCGTATGTGGCGCAGGATCTGCCCGACCTGGACCTGCATATCGGCAATGTGACCACCGTCAAACCAGAGCGGACGTTCTGGGACAAGATCATGATCCTGCATGGCCTGCGCCAGTGGCACGAAAACCGCGGCGTGCTGCGTCACGGCGGACAGCGGGTTTCACGCCACTACTATGACATTTACCGTCTCGCGCAGGCCAAGGACATCGCGGATTGGCAAGCTGACAAAGCACTGGCCGAGGACTGCGCCACCCATGCCAGGCTGTTTTTCGGCAGCCCGGATCTGGGCCTGGATACCGCAACTGCTGGAAGCTTCACGCTGAGTCCCAGCGAAGAAATGCGTGACGCGCTCATCAAGGACTACGCCGCCATGTCAGGGATGATTTTTGGCGAGGTTCCCACGCTGGACGACGTTTTGGCCAAGGTTGCCGATGTCGAGCAAGTGCTGAACAGCACTACATAA